The proteins below are encoded in one region of Aequorivita iocasae:
- the rluF gene encoding 23S rRNA pseudouridine(2604) synthase RluF: MHHPDSVRLNKAISDSGYCSRREADTLIEKGRVTVNGEKSGLGDRVMPNDEVRVDGKLIKENTAEVFIMLNKPVGITCTTDTRFDDNVIDFVNHPERIFPVGRLDKPSEGLLLLTNEGDIVNKILRAGNKHEKEYIVKVDRPVTDEFIKRMGSGIPILDTVTKRCKVERISRFEFRIILVQGLNRQIRRMCEYLGYEVVALQRTRIMNLELGNLPLGQWRDLTPAELKTLKDSVKDSDGLPKAYQKDGREKAVETIKPEKKRQAERNLKREQNSTGGRRRRGPN; encoded by the coding sequence ACACTTTAATTGAAAAAGGGCGCGTAACCGTGAACGGTGAAAAAAGCGGACTTGGTGATCGCGTAATGCCCAATGATGAGGTTCGTGTGGATGGAAAACTCATCAAGGAAAATACAGCCGAAGTGTTTATAATGCTGAATAAACCTGTTGGAATTACCTGTACCACCGATACCCGCTTTGACGATAACGTAATTGATTTTGTAAACCATCCCGAACGTATTTTTCCCGTAGGAAGGTTGGACAAACCAAGTGAAGGCTTGCTGTTGCTTACCAATGAAGGTGATATTGTAAATAAAATATTACGTGCCGGGAACAAACACGAAAAGGAATATATTGTAAAGGTAGATAGGCCCGTTACAGATGAATTTATAAAACGTATGGGGTCCGGAATTCCTATTTTGGATACCGTAACCAAGCGATGTAAAGTTGAGCGGATAAGCAGGTTTGAGTTTCGGATTATTTTGGTGCAGGGCTTAAATAGACAAATTAGAAGAATGTGTGAATATTTAGGGTATGAAGTTGTGGCCTTGCAGCGAACCCGTATTATGAATTTGGAATTGGGCAACTTGCCCCTTGGGCAATGGCGAGACCTTACCCCAGCAGAACTTAAAACCTTGAAAGATTCCGTAAAGGATAGTGATGGCCTGCCGAAGGCTTATCAAAAAGATGGTCGTGAAAAAGCGGTAGAAACAATAAAGCCCGAAAAGAAAAGGCAAGCGGAGCGGAATTTAAAAAGGGAGCAAAATAGTACTGGAGGACGAAGAAGGAGAGGCCCCAATTAA
- a CDS encoding Hsp20/alpha crystallin family protein, producing the protein MKTVNKNNIWFPGLWDNLLFDNKLDVFNNNYETFSIPAVNIIENFPNFVVELAVPGLKKEDFTIEVEEDTLKIASKKVEEKKEESNDSQFRRREFNYQTFERSFKLPENIKVEDIQANYENGILRVTLPKMEEKKALKKMVEIS; encoded by the coding sequence ATGAAAACAGTTAATAAAAACAATATTTGGTTTCCGGGACTATGGGATAATCTGCTTTTTGATAACAAGTTAGATGTCTTTAATAATAATTATGAAACATTTAGCATTCCAGCAGTAAATATTATTGAAAATTTCCCGAATTTTGTAGTCGAATTGGCCGTTCCAGGTTTGAAAAAGGAAGATTTTACTATTGAGGTTGAGGAAGATACCTTAAAAATAGCTTCAAAAAAGGTAGAAGAAAAAAAGGAAGAAAGCAACGATTCCCAGTTTAGAAGAAGGGAATTTAATTATCAAACTTTTGAACGTTCTTTTAAACTTCCTGAAAATATTAAAGTGGAAGATATTCAAGCCAATTATGAAAATGGAATCCTTAGGGTTACGCTTCCAAAGATGGAAGAAAAGAAAGCATTGAAGAAAATGGTTGAGATTTCATAA